One part of the Anaerolineales bacterium genome encodes these proteins:
- a CDS encoding site-specific DNA-methyltransferase, whose translation MSSASAYFSANLGKKTRRIAETKQEIQVNTVYQADCVEFMAHMDAGSVSLTVTSPPYDELRDYNGYKFEFEKIAYSLYRVTQKGGVVVWVVNDKIKNGNRSLTSFRQAIFFQEVGFNVHDVMIYKKKNTPFMRSNAYTNCYEFMFVFSKGSPRVFSPLKTKTVRQGQEMLPFNKGTDGVNKKVLGELKPEKTLTNVWEYAVGFGGSTRDKFAFEHPAIFPEKLAEDHIKSWTKEGDLVFDPMCGSGTTLKMAKIARRLYLGCDISADYVKLAKKRLKATLYD comes from the coding sequence ATGAGCAGCGCATCTGCATACTTTTCAGCTAATCTAGGAAAAAAAACCAGGCGAATTGCGGAAACAAAGCAAGAAATCCAAGTCAATACTGTCTACCAAGCTGATTGTGTGGAATTTATGGCTCATATGGACGCAGGTTCAGTCAGCCTAACAGTTACATCGCCCCCCTATGATGAGCTTCGAGATTACAACGGCTACAAATTTGAGTTTGAGAAAATTGCATATAGCTTGTATCGGGTGACCCAAAAGGGTGGAGTAGTAGTTTGGGTTGTGAATGACAAGATAAAAAATGGGAACCGATCATTGACTTCGTTTCGTCAAGCTATCTTCTTTCAAGAGGTTGGCTTTAATGTGCACGATGTGATGATCTATAAAAAGAAAAATACGCCCTTCATGCGTTCTAATGCCTACACTAATTGCTATGAATTTATGTTTGTGTTTAGTAAGGGTTCGCCTAGAGTCTTCAGTCCACTGAAGACAAAAACTGTCAGGCAGGGTCAGGAGATGCTCCCCTTTAATAAGGGTACTGATGGTGTAAATAAGAAAGTTCTGGGAGAGTTAAAGCCAGAAAAAACATTAACAAATGTTTGGGAATACGCGGTTGGCTTTGGCGGTTCTACTAGAGATAAGTTTGCATTTGAGCACCCCGCAATATTCCCAGAGAAGCTAGCTGAAGATCATATAAAGTCCTGGACTAAAGAAGGTGATTTAGTTTTTGATCCAATGTGTGGCTCAGGAACAACCCTTAAAATGGCAAAGATAGCCAGACGCCTTTATCTGGGTTGTGATATCTCTGCTGATTACGTAAAGCTTGCAAAAAAGAGGCTAAAAGCAACGTTGTACGATTAG
- a CDS encoding AAA family ATPase: MQDQDTAAQPASEDDAIVFPDWPLEPVQSTAADEAAAEVLGALIQHGYRPNYPPDLLPGWQTAYDAVCEVLDTDFRTRFQAFTEAINDDEDFVLKLNLVNEAMPEGVDRTHQTRESYSADELMAAPPTIQWAIPNLFPRPSLNFLIGQPGAKKTYLATDLAACLALGKPWLNHPTNQSHVLFIDEETGLYQLWNRFAAALKAHNAPWGLPLHAVSLGGFDLRNVADAERLTHRALSHQTGFIIIDALANLMRGATDSSLAAVQPVLFRLRRLAEQTQAAVLVLHHANKEGDFRGSSGIAASADLMLMAHSEPTSNYVELRTLKARFFAPPPFAARADFTPAPDGSSRVIFHPTELQAEPSVFASEQKRAKQPPSVGVLGAKPSAALSILTYLSQHPTATRQAITKALPAFSQATVRNTLQRLKRTALIKRTNGQRKGAEAVYALQD, translated from the coding sequence ATGCAAGACCAAGACACCGCCGCGCAGCCAGCGAGTGAAGACGACGCCATAGTCTTCCCAGATTGGCCACTTGAGCCAGTCCAGTCCACCGCCGCAGACGAAGCGGCCGCCGAGGTGCTCGGCGCCCTCATCCAGCACGGCTACCGCCCCAACTACCCGCCTGACCTGCTGCCCGGCTGGCAAACCGCCTACGACGCCGTGTGCGAGGTCCTCGATACCGATTTCCGCACCCGTTTCCAAGCCTTCACCGAAGCCATCAACGACGATGAAGACTTTGTCCTCAAGCTCAACCTCGTCAACGAGGCCATGCCCGAGGGCGTAGACCGCACCCACCAAACCCGCGAATCCTACTCCGCCGATGAGCTCATGGCCGCCCCGCCCACCATCCAATGGGCCATCCCCAACCTCTTTCCGCGCCCCAGCCTCAATTTCCTCATCGGCCAGCCCGGCGCCAAAAAGACCTACCTCGCTACCGATCTTGCCGCCTGTCTCGCCCTCGGCAAGCCCTGGCTCAATCACCCCACCAACCAGTCCCACGTCCTCTTCATTGATGAAGAAACCGGCCTCTATCAGCTCTGGAACCGCTTCGCCGCCGCCCTCAAAGCCCACAACGCCCCCTGGGGTCTGCCCCTGCACGCCGTCTCCCTCGGCGGTTTCGACCTGCGCAATGTCGCCGATGCCGAGCGCCTCACCCACCGCGCCCTCTCCCACCAGACCGGCTTCATCATCATAGATGCCTTGGCGAATCTCATGCGCGGCGCTACCGACTCAAGCCTCGCCGCCGTTCAGCCCGTCCTCTTCCGCCTGCGCCGCCTCGCCGAGCAGACTCAGGCCGCCGTCCTTGTCCTCCACCACGCCAACAAGGAGGGTGACTTTCGCGGCAGTTCCGGCATCGCCGCCTCAGCCGACCTCATGCTCATGGCCCATTCCGAGCCCACCAGCAACTATGTCGAGCTGCGCACCCTCAAAGCCCGCTTCTTCGCCCCGCCGCCTTTCGCCGCCCGTGCCGATTTCACCCCTGCCCCAGACGGCTCGTCCCGCGTCATCTTCCACCCCACCGAGTTACAAGCCGAGCCATCTGTCTTTGCGAGCGAGCAAAAGCGAGCGAAACAACCACCAAGCGTGGGCGTTCTCGGCGCCAAGCCCTCGGCAGCCCTCTCCATCCTCACCTATCTCTCCCAGCACCCCACTGCCACTCGCCAAGCCATCACCAAAGCATTGCCGGCCTTCTCACAGGCAACCGTACGAAACACCCTGCAGCGGCTCAAAAGAACCGCTCTCATCAAACGCACCAACGGCCAGCGTAAAGGAGCAGAAGCCGTCTATGCCTTACAGGACTAG
- a CDS encoding PD40 domain-containing protein, which translates to MRLRTTRFPIIFSGLLAASLLLAACAPPNTILPTLTPTPSRTPRVTLEPQAVATLAPEAALELHELGWLTYTASIGGRRDVWVMRPDGSGEINLTGEFPNGFAEAPVWSPDGSGIAYDAIPNSDVSRDIYYMNLADRAHTPLTSLPGFDCYPSFSPDGSKIVYMSERDGNRDLFIMDSEGNELLQLTDHIAYDYEPAWSPDGEQIVFTSRRTGNSEIFIINADGTDLRQLTDQWGLDWRPSWSPDGEWIAFETWRNGNADIYMMRPDGSDLTQLTDNPAEDGHPTFSPDGRYVVFHSSRAGNFQLFIIALDDPANPWHLPTESPYALLPAWSPVTQIPALDDLPQAEPEQDAIPGSSAGES; encoded by the coding sequence GTGAGGTTGCGCACTACGCGCTTCCCCATAATCTTTAGCGGCCTGCTGGCCGCCAGCCTGCTGCTGGCCGCCTGCGCGCCGCCCAACACGATCCTGCCCACCCTCACTCCAACGCCCAGCCGCACGCCGCGCGTGACGCTGGAGCCGCAGGCGGTGGCCACCCTGGCGCCGGAAGCCGCGCTGGAATTGCACGAGCTGGGCTGGCTGACCTACACCGCCAGCATCGGCGGGCGGCGGGATGTGTGGGTGATGCGCCCGGACGGCAGCGGTGAAATCAACCTCACCGGCGAGTTCCCCAATGGTTTCGCCGAAGCGCCGGTCTGGTCGCCGGATGGCAGCGGCATCGCTTACGACGCCATCCCCAACTCCGATGTTTCGCGCGACATCTATTACATGAATCTGGCCGACCGCGCCCACACTCCACTCACCTCGCTGCCCGGCTTTGACTGCTATCCCAGCTTCTCGCCGGATGGAAGCAAGATCGTCTACATGTCGGAGCGCGATGGCAACCGTGATCTGTTCATCATGGACAGCGAGGGCAACGAGCTGCTGCAGCTGACCGACCATATTGCCTATGACTACGAACCTGCCTGGTCGCCGGATGGGGAGCAGATCGTGTTCACCTCGCGCCGCACGGGCAACTCGGAGATCTTCATCATCAACGCTGACGGCACCGACCTGCGCCAGCTGACCGACCAGTGGGGCCTGGACTGGCGGCCGAGCTGGTCGCCGGATGGCGAGTGGATCGCCTTCGAGACCTGGCGCAACGGCAACGCCGACATCTACATGATGCGCCCCGACGGCAGCGACCTGACCCAACTGACCGACAACCCGGCCGAAGACGGCCACCCGACCTTCTCGCCGGATGGGCGCTATGTGGTGTTCCATTCCTCGCGGGCCGGCAACTTCCAACTGTTCATCATCGCGCTGGATGACCCGGCCAACCCCTGGCACCTGCCCACCGAGAGCCCGTACGCACTGCTGCCGGCCTGGTCGCCCGTGACCCAGATCCCGGCGCTGGACGATTTGCCGCAAGCCGAGCCCGAGCAGGATGCTATCCCTGGCTCTTCGGCGGGTGAGAGCTAA